The genomic window TATCATTACAAGCATATTTGGCCAAACCAATGTGTTCACAAAATGTGTGTGGAATTATATTATTTTGGCAGAAAGTCaatcttttcaaaagaaatattatgGGGAAAATCATACCATAGCTTCTCAGAAAGACAATCACACCAATTTTCCCAATCAGTCCACATGTAAGAATAGCAGTGTATCTCAGTGGGTAGCATATGGCAACGTAGCGGTCAAATGCCATCACCAGCAAGATCCCTGACTCAGAGATGAAGGTGGAATGGATGAAGAAGAGTTGAGTGATGCAGCAATCCAGGGAGATCTCCCCGGCGTGGaaccagaagatggccaaggcctGAGGCACCGTGGATGTGGAGAGGACAACATCTGCTCCGGCCAACATGCAGAGGAAGAGGTACATGGGCTCGTGCAGGCTGTGCGTGGTGAGGATAATGAAGATGAGCAGGCTGTTCCCAAGCAGGGCGATGACATAGGAGATGCAGAAGGGGATGGAAATCCACATGTGCTGGTCCTCTAGGCCAGGGATGCCCAGCAAGCGGAAGACTGTGTGGCTAACACCAGTGTGGTTGAAAGGCATTCCTGGGAAGAACTCTGAGGTCCTCACCTCCTatccacagagacagaggaaaataCACATTTCCTTTCAGGTCCTTTGTGATGTTACCAGAAGCTTTTTGCATATTCCATGTTCTGCATCTTCTTTGAACATGTAAATAAGGAGAAACACAAGAACATGAAAGGAGATGGTCTGTTTTCTCATGAGTGTCAGTCAACTACAATTATCTTCCATCATCAAAGAGACAGAATTATACGTATGTCATTTAGAAACAGAGGGTCATTAATAcacaaagaaaatcatttttttccttgggAAGCTCTAAAAGAATGATATTTGCACTTGAccttaaaatttatcattttatgaaagatctctgtgagtgagattccagcagaaagaatgggccatcaaagaaggcagaacctttctctgaagagaggagagaacttccactttgaatatggccttgtctaaataagattggagttggtgaactcaagaggcttccatcataaataagagtgtcaattgttaaatcaacaacgggagtcactgtacacctgctccccatacaggacctctgcccttaatgtattgtactatgagaattaatggtaaaactactattcaaacagtactctatactttgtgtgtctgtgtgggtgcagtctgttgaaatctttacttagtatatactaagttgatcttctgtatataaagataattgaaaatgaatcatgatgaaaaatgagatgggagagggagtgggagatgggattgtgggtgggaaggaggttataggggaaaagctgctataattcaaaagttgtactttggaaatttatatttattaaataaaagttgaaaagaaaaaaattttagcatTTTACCATAAAGTGCATAATGAAAAAGAAGGGAAACACCATAAGAGAAGGTGAACATACGCATCGGTGCACAGTATGCTCCTGAACCATTTTGAGCCATGTGGGAGCTGAGGCATAAAGAGTActagagaggggccagtgctgtggcttaatgggtaaagcccctgcctgcagtgcaggcatcccacacgggcacctgtttgagtcccagctgctctacttcccatcgagctctctgttatggcctgggaaagcagtaccctcctgggagacctggaagaagctcctggctcctggcttcagatcagcccatctccagccattgcagccatttggggagtgaaccagcagatggaagacctctctctctctctactctctgcctctgcctttcaaataaataaataaataaacctttttaaaaaagcactgaAGAGAGCAGGGAGGTGGCTGCACAGGCAGGTTTTCCTAATTGAGGAGTTGCTGGATCATCACTTCACTCTTAGACCTCATTCTTTACATAGGGGTATAGCCATCAGGTGTCTGGAAGCCAGGAGTACAGAACGATTCCTCcagtttaaaaagttaatgtgCATGTCTATTGAAATGTTAATTGACTGAGGACACTAGAGTCTTAGAAAGCTAGTGGGGTTACAAGAATGGAaaagagctgggggctggcactgtggtgtagtgggtaaagccgccacctgcaatgccggcatcctatatgggcaccagttcaagtcccggctgctccacttctaatccagctctctgctgtggcctgagaaggcagtagaagatgacccaagtccttgggcccctgcacctgcatggaagacccaaagaagctcctggctcctggcttcagactggtacaaactccagccattgtggccatctggggactgaacctgcgaatggaagatctctctctctctctccctctccctctccctctccctctccctctccctctccctctccctttctccctccctccttccctccctcttcttctctctgtaactctgtcaaataaataaataaatctttaaaacaaaaaaagagctgaatGGAAAGTAGTCACATAGGAattaaattaatgtttattaGGCATGGCTTTATGCCACAGAATATAGAATGCACAATGCACTTTATATATTCTTCAAGCAGGGAGTAGATATCTCCTCAGAAATGTGCAAATTATGCCCATTTCACACTTAAGGAAGCAAGCCCAGACAATGTGAATCAGTTGCCAAATGTCACAAACCAATAACTGACAGAACCAAGATTTGGAATCTTGGACTTAATACAGTTTCCTCACTTATAAAAAGAGAGTCTAGAGACCTTCAAAAGTGGCAGTGACCAGACCTATTTGCCTGAGAGGAGGCCCTCCTTGGGCTCACAGCTCAGGGAATCGAGCGTAGAAATAGCCAGCTTGTAAAAGGAGAGTTTTTGTTTCAGGAATGAGGGCTGCAGAACCTGATATCAGCAATAATAAATAATTGTTCTGCAAGTGGATATTACTGTGTGACTTCATGACTTCTAGCATAATTCCCTTCATCCACTAACTTCATCTTTCTTCTACAGCAAGCAGCTTTTGAGCAGTGACTGATTTTTCAGGCATCCTGCTGTAAATCCGAGTCCTAATCTGGCTTATGACTTGAGAGAATGGTAGTCTGTAAATATATGGATTACAGAAATGTTCCAGGGAGAATGGGCTCAGAGAGCACTTTCTGAGAAGTCATTCACATTGGAATGAAGACAGAAAGCCAAATAATCGCAATATTCTCTTCATGAGGTTTTGAGGATATGAAAGCAAGAACTACCAAAATTTCTGTTTCAATGGCTGAGATATAGCTAATGttcattaacattttttcttCCATTCCACTTCCTCCTCTTGGTACCCTCCCCCAATTTTTTCTGAGGGGAAAATTGGCTCCTAGCTTTCTTCTCACACTTGGAGAGATGCCCTGGCTGCCTTCAGAAAGCCCACTCCAATGTCCAGTTGAGGACAGATGAGCACAGCTCCCTGCCATTCTCGAGTCTGCTGTCAGAGGCGAGCAATCTTAAGTTAACAAGctttaggccagtgccgcggctcactaggctaatcctccgcctgcggcgccagcacaccaggctctagtcccagtcggggtgccggattctgtcccggttgcttcccttccagtccagctctctgctgtggcccgggagtgcagtggaggatggcccaagtccttgggccttgccacccgcatgggagaccaggagaagcacctgactcctgacttcggatcagtgcagcgccccagccgcagcagccattggagggcgaaccaatggaaaaggaagacctttctctctgtctctctctctcactgtccactctgcctgtcaaaaaataaattaattaattaattaatttaaaaaagttaacaaGCTTTATGTTTTCTCATCTCCAGTCTAATTATTAGAGCACCAACAATTCATTGGGTTATTTCTTCTCCGTATAATTCCTTGAATAAATTTCCTGTGCCCCATAACTTTCAACCTCCCTTCCCACATTCACCTTCCACATCTGCTAAAACCAAGCATATTTGTGCCTCTGGTCCTCTTATTTCTTTGACCACATATTTCAACATTCTCCAGAGTCCGGGAACCTCTGGCTTATACGCTGCAACTCAAGCCTAGTTCCTACCATATTTCTGAAACTATCCTATGCCCAGACTAATTCACTCACCAGCCTCAGAGACCTCAGGAACAGGCAGAAGATCTGTGCTAAAATCCAGTTTTTGTGGCACCAGGAAGTTGGGTTTTTTTATCTTCTTCCATGAGAGCCCATGAGGGAGGCACTCACACCAGGATCTCCTGGGACGACAGAGCTCCAccagccctgccctcttcccACGTGAGCTGAGTCTCTGTGACcatccccacccctcctcttcctcctaccCCTTTTCTGTCTTGCTTCTCTCAAGATGCttcaataaaaaaaacttttccacCAAATCCAGTCTTACAACAGCCtatttaaatagattttaagCCCATTTTCCACAGGATTATGAGCTTACAATTAATAAGTATTGATGATTTGTAAAGTTTTGTTCTTCATGAAAAAGATTACAttgaagccggcaccgcggctcactaggctaatcctccgccttgcggcgccggcacaccaggttctagtcccggtcggggcaccggattctgccccggttgcccctcttccaggccagctctctgctgtggccagggagtgcagtggaggatggcccaagtgcttgggccctgcaccccatgggagaccaggaaaagcacctggctcctgccatcggatcagcgcagtgtgcgggctgcagcacgccggccgcagcagccattggagggtgaaccaacggcaaaggaaaacctttctctctgtatctctctctcactgtccactctgcgtgtcaaaaaaaaaaaaaattacattgaacTCACACTCACTCCTAGGGTTTTCATAAGTTTCAAGTTTCAGGGTCATAAATAATGATATTTAACTCTATTGCCTAAGGTATATAAGTACATATGCTTAATAGTGGAAGGTCTGAGTCCTGATTAATTTGGACACATTCCTACTTCATTGTCTCCTTTGACTATGTTTAGaatttttcactttgtctttttgttaaagatttatttatttatttaaaagtcagagttacacacacacagagaaggagaagcagagagagaggtcttccgtccactggttcactccccaattagccgcaatggcaggagctgtgccgacctgaaccaggagcctcttccagttctcccacacgggtgcagggggccaaggacttgggccatcttctactgctttcccaggccatagcagagagctgagtcagaagtggagcagccaggacttgaaccggtgcacatatgggatgccagcactacaggcggctgctttacctactacgccatagcacgACTCCTTCACTTTgtcttaattttcatttgattgtgATATACCTAGACATTGCTGTCACAGTTTTTATTCTCCTTGGGATTGAGTTTTTTGAATCCttaactttataatttttattaatatggaaATTTCAGTAATTATTTGTTAAATTGGTTTTTACCCTATTTTCTCTCTCACTTCATTTTAGGACACAATTACACATCTGCTAGAGCTATTAACATTGTTCTACCAGTAGCTAAGGAtcgcttcatttatttttttgtcctTTTCCTTACTTTTTCAGTCAGATACTTCTATGGTTTCGGTTATTAGAAGGAATATCTTGATCAGAAAGTAAATGCTTTTGCATTGTTTTATGTATTACAGATTGCCTCCTTAGGGGTTGTACCATTTGTGCTACCACCAGGAATATATGAGATTGCCTTTTCCTTCAAAAACTCAACAGCAGAATATGTTGTCAAGCTTTACTaacaaattctacaaaacatttacagaggaactaactccaatacttttcaaaccacttcaaaatattgaacaagatgaaactctgccaaactctttctatgaggccagctgTACTATGACACCAAAACTGAACAAAGacatacacaaaaagaaaataacagactAATACCcttcatgaacatagatgcaaatattttcaataaaatatgaaCAAACTGAATCTAATACTACATTAGAAAAATCATACATCATAATTAACCaagatttatcccagaaatgcaaagatggttcaacattcacaaatcaataaatatcataaataacatcaacagaatgaagaacaaaaaccacatgatcaatttgacacagaaagcatttgagaaaattcaatttcatgattaaaaaaaaaatcccttcacaaattgagtatagaaggaaaaAGCCACAGAATTATATAAAGTTTATATAAGATAAACCAAAAGCTAACATCACACTGAACaggaaaaagctgaaagcatttccactttTACCACTCTTATTCGATTTGTATTAGAAGTAGTAGCAAGAGCaatagggaggaaaaagaaataacaggcattaaaactggaaaggaagaaatcaaaatatccatatttgcagatacTATATATGGAAAACCCTAAATGtttcaccaaaaagctgttagaactgttAAGTCAATTATGTAAAGTCAtgttacaaaatcaacatacaaaaaaattGTAGTTGTATACACCAATAATGACCTTaccaaaagagaaattaagaaaaaaaacctacTCACATTAGCCacgaaaaaaatcaaatatttataataaatttagccaaagaagtgaaagacctctacaatgaaaactgtaaaacatttatgaaagaaatgatcaaggaaacaaaaaatagaaagctaCTCCTTGATCATGAATTGAaagaatatcattaaaatgtctatactacctatagcaatctataaattcaatgcaatccctatcaaaagaccagtgacattctttatagaactagaaaaaaatcctaaaattcatgaagaatcacaaaagacccagaataggcAAAGCAATCTGATTAAAAGGAAACAacctggagacatcacaatacctgatttctaTACACACTacaaagttatagtaattaaaaacaGTATgacactggcataaaaactgacacatagatcaatggaacagaatacagagcccagaaattaatcctcCTACATACAGCCAATCGGTTTTTTGACAAAACTGCCCAGAACATACAGTGGTGCTGGCAAAAATGGATGTATATACAtagaagaatggaattagatccctacttctcaccatatacaaaaaatcaactcaagattaATCAGATCTAAACTTAAGACTTGAGACTAAGAAACTGCTAAGAAAAAATGTAGGGAAAATACTTCAAGATACTGGTATAGGTGATGACTTATTGTATAAAACCCCCAAAatgcaggcaacaaaagcaaaactatataaatgggattatatcaaattcagaagcttctacacagcaaagaaaataataaatagtgAAAAGATAtccaacaggagaaaatatttgcaagcgaCTTATCCAACAAAGGACTACTATCTAGAATATaacagcaactcaaaaaactaattagaaaaacaaccaatccagttaagaaatggacaaaggacaagtcacaaaaaaagaaatacaaatgtctaacaaatatatgaaaaatgttcaatatcattagccatcaggaaaatgtaaatcaaaaccacaattaattATCACCTTGTCCCTATCAGAATAGTTATTATCCAAAAAATATAGAACTAATTCTGACGAGGATGTGCAAAAGCGGGAATTTTACacactattggtaggaatgtaaagcagtacagccactgtgaaaagcagtgaagatttcttaaaaaaacaaactagaaATAGGCCATATGACCTaacaatcccactactgagtatatGCTTTGAAcatatgtttatgtatgtttatgtatgagtttattttggataCATAGATTCATTAAAGAGATCCTGTtctaccatgtttatagcagcactgttcccaATAGCCAAACTATAAAATCAACCTACGTGTCCAccacagataaatggataaagaaaatatcacacacacaatgtaatattattcaggtataaaaaatgaaattctatcgtTTGCAGCAAAGTAGTTGGAATTAGAGGACATcacgttgagtgaaataagccagacacagaaagacaaacaccaaatGTTCTCACTTAGATGTGGGCATTAAAATCaagtaagtaaagaaaaaagaaaaggaaaaaaagcatcagttttgctgcaaatatagtattttgttaaaaaaaaaagtctaccccCGTGTGATAACTGAGGCTGTCAGGCATCTTGCTGCTGGTTACTTCTCCAGCAATATTTCCCATTTCATCTCTGTGACTATTCCTCAAGAACAGTACATCATTCACCCTCTGCTGCCATGCCAGGCTCCTCTGTTACCACCATGCCCATATCTTTGCCCATTTGTATACCAGGAATATCTCCTTTTTTGGTGAACTTAAAGTCAAATCTCATGAATCATCTGAAATCTTAGCTCCACTAAATAGTTTACACTGATGCTTTGGggctttattttaattgaaaattaataattCTGTGTATTTATGGCATGAAATGTAATGTTTCCATATCTGTATACAATGTAGAGTAATTAATTCATGCTATTTGACATATGCAATACTTAACTAATTATCACTTTTGAATAATGAGAACATTTCAAATCTACTCTCTTTGCAATGTTccaatatacaatatattattacATGATGTACAATAGATCTCTGAAATAATTCCTCCTGTTTAACTGCAACTGTATATCCTTTAACCAATATTTCCCCATGCACCCCTCCTTTAACCACCTCAGACCCTGGTTGCCACCATACCATACTTCTATGAGATTGACTTTTTTAGATACCACATATAATTGAGATCATATGGTATTCGTCACtctgtgattggcttatttcacttaatatgataTCTTCTGGGTTTGTCCACATTTttccaaatgacaggatttcctttcttttctaaaaaaaagatttatttatttatttatttatttatttgaaagtcagagttacacagaaagagaaggagaggcagagagagagagagagagagagagagagagagagaaagtcttccatccactggttcactctccaattggccgcaactgctggagctgggccgatctgaagccaggagccaggagcttcctcagggtttcccacacgggtgcagaggcccaaggacttgggccatcttctaccgttttcccaggccatagcagaagctggatcagaagtgatgcaACTGGGACATAaatgtgcccgtatgggatgccagcactgcaggcagcggatttacccaccacgccatagcgccagccccaggatttccTTTCTTTGTAAGGCTAAATAGCATGCTATGGTATACCGCATCTCCTTCactcattcatctgttgatggacacttaggttaattccatatcttggctattataaatagtgCTGCAGTACACATGagggtgcagatgtctctttaacACACAACTTTGGAATGACTTCAAGGAGAATACATTGAGTGAAATAAAGccattctcaaaaaaaattacatactaTATGACTCCATTTAtgtaacatttttgaaataataaaattgtgGCAATGATGATCTTTTTAGTACTTTCCGGGGATTAGGAATGAGGACAGACAGCTGAGTGAAGCAGCAAAAGCACAAGGGAAACTTGAGATGAAGAAACAGTTCTGTAAGTCGATTGTAGCCGTGCTTACACAAATGTCCAAAAATACACAGAtctgctcacacacacaaatgagtgCATGTAAAAGTATTGAGATATAAAACTGTGCAATGTGCCAATGTCAGTGTTTTGGTTATGATATTGTATTACAGTTGTGCACAATATTACCATTTGGGGAAACTGGGTGAAGGGCACAAGAACCACCTTTACATTTTTTTGCATCTACTTGTGAATATAGAATTATTTCAAAGttgtttgaaaataaaactaaagtttaaataaagatattttaagacaaatgaggaaaaataaatgaaatcatcaaaacaatagcatatatacatatatatgcacatatgacACTATGGCAAGTAGCATCCTAAGTAATTTACATATACTTATTCATTTGACCCTCACAAAGCTTtataaagctgatttttttttaaatctctctcaATTTAGAGATTTACAAAACGGTAAAGTGAAGAAAACTGATTTGTATACTATCCAAATAACAGCTTAAAGGATGTCTTCTAAGATTAAACAATGAGCAAagataaaagacaaaaacataGCTATTAATATTTAAGTCTGTTTATGAGGACACTAACTTTAAGGGACACACATACTGCACAAATACTTAAAACAAGTAGGAGAGAGATAACATTATcattgataaatttaaaaaaacaggacTTTCAAGAGTTAAATGGATAAAGAGACAGCCAGATCATGTGGGATAAGCAGTACCAAATAAAAACAGATCTGGAAAGGAAAACGCAAATCTTGCTCCTGCCTCTTCTGTTTACTTTGGCAAAGTTTTCATTTCCCCAAGTATAATACTTATCTCATGGACCTGCAATGCActaaccatttaaaaaaatcatagctaTTTATATTTCACAGATGAAATATGACTACCCAATAAATTAAAtggcaaagatttttaaaaataaaaatacccaaTTCCATTGGGATCGCATTAAGATAtattctaggggccggcactgtggtgcagtgggtagggcccccacttgcagtgccggcatcccatattggtgccagttcaagtcctggctgctccacttctgatccagctctctgctatggcctgggaaagcagtagaagacggcccaaatggttgggcacctgcacctgcataggagactcagaggaagctcctggatttggatgggcccagctctggctgttggagccatttggggagtgaaccagtagagagaagacctctctctctctctctctctctctctctctctgtaactctgcctttcaaataataaataaatctttaaaaaatatatattctatcaTGCACTGTTAACAGTAAATTATgcatcatttatgaatgaagtttTATAGACTTCAACAAAAATCTACAACTCTAGgaagttatgatttttttttttatttttcacaggcagagtggacagtgagagagagagacagagagaaaggtcttccttttgccgttggttcaccctccaatggccgccgtggctggcacgctgcggccagtgcatcgcgctgattcaaagccaggagccaagtgcttctcctggtctcccatgcgggtgcagggcccaagcacttgggccatcctccactgcactcccaggccatagcagagggcaggcctggaagaggggcaaccgggacagaatccggcgccccaaccgggactagaacctggtgtgccggcgctgcaggcggaggattagcctagtgagccacggtgccggccagaacttataatcttaaaaagttaaaaatttatgtgaaatccagcagacccatagaatggcaaatgtcctaacagcactctggcctcataatcagcccttcaggcatgcggatctggctgaaatgcccatgagagtatttcaggcatggaaagccaagacactcttggggaaaaaaaaaaaaaacctaaatgaaagatctccacgagtgagatcccagtggaaagaatgggtcatcaaagaaggaggtacctttctctgaagggaggaaagaacttccactttgaccatggccttgtctaaatattatcagagtcagtgaattcagggggcttccatagccttggcagctcatgacaagagcctagggtgattactgatgccataaacaagagtatcaatttgtt from Oryctolagus cuniculus chromosome 1, mOryCun1.1, whole genome shotgun sequence includes these protein-coding regions:
- the LOC100346343 gene encoding olfactory receptor 52B4-like, which translates into the protein MPFNHTGVSHTVFRLLGIPGLEDQHMWISIPFCISYVIALLGNSLLIFIILTTHSLHEPMYLFLCMLAGADVVLSTSTVPQALAIFWFHAGEISLDCCITQLFFIHSTFISESGILLVMAFDRYVAICYPLRYTAILTCGLIGKIGVIVFLRSYGMIFPIIFLLKRLTFCQNNIIPHTFCEHIGLAKYACNDIQVNIWYGFSVLMSTVVLDVVLIFVSYVLILHAVFHMSSQHARHKALHTCGSHICVIILFYGPGIFTTLVQRFGHHIPLHIHILLANVCILAPPMLNPIIYGIKTKQIQEQVVHVLFAKQK